The proteins below are encoded in one region of Streptomyces roseirectus:
- a CDS encoding glycoside hydrolase family 2 TIM barrel-domain containing protein, which translates to MTFTRRSVLLASAAAPAAGALLSTPAAHAANAAPGRHTLPLRDGWRFALADPGDVTDPAGAYARAADPAYDDSAWREVAVPHDWSIELAPTTEHGTTSGTGFFPGGLGWYRLSFTVPEAFAGRRIAVEFDGVYMDSTVFCNGTELGTHPYGYTGFAHDLTDHLHTDGVTANVLAVRVRNRLPSSRWYSGSGIYREARLIVTDAVHVARWGTHVTTPEITADRATVDVRTTVTNASGTPRDVEIVSRIVAPGGRTVARAASTVMVTGTATEAHTAVVPDPKRWDFAHPHRYRLETELRVGGRVVDTHSTVFGFRTFRVDPDDGFELNGKHAKLKGVDLHHDLGALGAAVHPDAIRRQMVIMKSMGVNAFRTSHNPPSPEMIRVCEELGIVMLVEAFDCWRSPKTRYDYGRFFDEWSDRDIAEMVLAARNSPAVVMWSIGNEISEFTSTAGLTIADRLIAGIKAHDTTRPVVIGSHRHRSVPAPGTPADLILAKLDGLGLNYNTAKSVDALHARYPHLFLFESESSSETSTRGVYQEPERLNTGENHTPGKRGTSSYDNNLASWTMSGEYGHKKDRDRKWFTGQFLWSGIDYIGEPTPYDVFPVKASFFGAVDTAGFPKDMYHLFRSQWVSEPMVHLLPMSWNHEPGQTVEVWAYANVPDVELFLNGRSLGVRSFDVKKTVDGRAYLETTEATGDDKTFTDGPYPGSYTSPNGSAGKLHLTWKVPFQKGELKAVARRAGKVVATDVLRTAGTPHAVRLTADRDSLPADGRSLVFVTAEVVDARGTVVPDAEHLLTFTVDGGSLAGLDNGRQESAEKYQASTRTAFCGKALAIVRAGVESGPLKVTATGEGLRKGTVTVRATWARSTASTPAPQFAPEVPEAPNYPYADASYSGRPDTLPAAMLDGNPATGWSNGFHKQATALLPAFSGARAKDWVAVDYGRVRDFDRVEVSFTVDAGHSLPSGVEVAVWDGRTYTAANGVAVEWAASSDAPSVVTFGALRGSRVRLTFTSAHPGEAQGAVRVSKLEA; encoded by the coding sequence ATGACATTCACCCGGAGATCGGTCCTGCTGGCGTCCGCCGCCGCCCCCGCGGCCGGAGCGCTGCTGTCCACCCCCGCCGCCCACGCGGCGAACGCCGCACCCGGCCGCCACACCCTGCCCCTGCGCGACGGCTGGCGCTTCGCCCTGGCCGACCCGGGCGACGTCACCGACCCGGCCGGCGCGTACGCGCGCGCCGCCGACCCGGCGTACGACGACTCCGCGTGGCGCGAGGTCGCCGTCCCGCACGACTGGTCCATCGAACTGGCCCCCACCACCGAGCACGGCACCACCAGCGGCACCGGCTTCTTCCCCGGCGGCCTCGGCTGGTACCGCCTCTCCTTCACCGTGCCGGAGGCGTTCGCGGGCCGCCGGATCGCGGTCGAGTTCGACGGCGTCTACATGGACTCCACGGTCTTCTGCAACGGCACCGAGCTGGGCACCCACCCCTACGGCTACACCGGCTTCGCCCACGACCTCACCGACCACCTCCACACCGACGGCGTCACAGCGAACGTCCTCGCCGTCCGCGTCCGCAACCGCCTCCCCAGCAGCCGCTGGTACTCCGGCAGCGGCATCTACCGCGAGGCCCGCCTGATCGTCACCGACGCGGTCCACGTCGCCCGCTGGGGCACCCACGTCACGACGCCCGAGATCACCGCCGACCGGGCGACGGTCGACGTCCGCACGACGGTCACCAACGCCTCCGGCACCCCGAGGGACGTCGAGATCGTCTCGCGGATCGTCGCGCCGGGCGGCCGTACGGTGGCCCGCGCCGCGTCCACCGTCATGGTCACCGGTACCGCGACCGAGGCCCACACCGCCGTCGTCCCCGACCCGAAGCGCTGGGACTTCGCGCACCCGCACCGCTACCGTCTGGAGACCGAACTCCGCGTCGGGGGCAGGGTCGTCGACACGCACTCCACGGTCTTCGGCTTCCGCACCTTCCGCGTCGACCCCGACGACGGCTTCGAACTCAACGGGAAACACGCCAAGTTGAAGGGCGTCGACCTCCACCACGACCTCGGCGCGCTCGGCGCGGCCGTCCACCCGGACGCGATCCGGCGGCAGATGGTCATCATGAAGTCGATGGGCGTGAACGCCTTCCGCACCTCCCACAACCCGCCCTCCCCGGAGATGATCCGCGTCTGCGAAGAGCTCGGGATCGTCATGCTGGTGGAGGCGTTCGACTGCTGGAGGTCCCCCAAGACCCGCTACGACTACGGCCGTTTCTTCGACGAGTGGTCCGACCGCGACATCGCCGAGATGGTCCTGGCCGCCCGCAACTCCCCGGCCGTCGTGATGTGGTCGATCGGCAACGAGATCAGCGAGTTCACCTCGACGGCGGGCCTCACGATCGCCGACCGCCTCATCGCCGGCATCAAGGCGCACGACACGACGCGCCCGGTCGTCATCGGCTCCCACCGCCACAGGAGCGTCCCCGCCCCCGGCACCCCGGCCGATCTGATCCTCGCCAAGCTCGACGGCCTCGGCCTCAACTACAACACCGCCAAGTCCGTCGACGCCCTGCACGCCCGCTATCCGCACCTGTTCCTCTTCGAGTCGGAGTCCTCCTCCGAGACCTCGACGCGCGGCGTCTACCAGGAGCCCGAACGCCTCAACACCGGCGAGAACCACACCCCCGGCAAGCGCGGGACCTCCTCCTACGACAACAACCTCGCCTCGTGGACGATGAGCGGCGAGTACGGCCACAAGAAGGACCGCGACCGCAAATGGTTCACCGGCCAGTTCCTGTGGTCCGGCATCGACTACATCGGCGAGCCGACCCCCTACGACGTGTTCCCGGTCAAGGCGTCGTTCTTCGGCGCGGTCGACACCGCCGGGTTCCCCAAGGACATGTACCACCTCTTCCGCAGCCAGTGGGTGAGCGAGCCCATGGTCCACCTGCTGCCGATGAGCTGGAACCACGAGCCGGGGCAGACCGTGGAAGTGTGGGCCTACGCGAACGTCCCCGACGTCGAACTCTTCCTGAACGGCCGGTCGTTGGGCGTGCGCTCCTTCGACGTGAAGAAGACCGTGGACGGCCGCGCCTACCTGGAGACGACCGAGGCGACCGGCGACGACAAGACGTTCACCGACGGCCCCTACCCCGGGAGCTACACCAGCCCGAACGGCAGCGCGGGCAAACTGCACCTCACCTGGAAAGTCCCCTTCCAGAAGGGCGAGTTGAAGGCGGTCGCCCGGCGCGCCGGCAAGGTGGTCGCCACCGATGTCCTGCGCACGGCCGGCACCCCGCACGCCGTCCGGCTCACCGCAGACCGCGACTCCCTTCCCGCCGACGGCCGTTCACTGGTCTTCGTCACCGCCGAGGTCGTCGACGCGCGCGGCACGGTCGTCCCGGACGCCGAGCACCTGCTGACGTTCACGGTCGACGGCGGCTCGCTCGCCGGACTCGACAACGGGCGCCAGGAGAGCGCCGAGAAGTACCAGGCGAGCACCCGAACCGCCTTCTGCGGCAAGGCACTTGCCATCGTCCGCGCGGGAGTCGAGTCCGGGCCGCTGAAGGTGACGGCGACGGGGGAGGGCCTGCGCAAGGGCACGGTCACCGTACGCGCCACCTGGGCGCGCTCGACCGCCTCGACCCCGGCCCCGCAGTTCGCCCCCGAAGTGCCGGAGGCGCCCAACTATCCTTATGCGGACGCCAGTTACTCCGGCCGTCCCGACACCCTCCCGGCCGCGATGCTCGACGGGAACCCGGCGACCGGGTGGTCCAACGGCTTCCACAAGCAGGCGACCGCACTGCTGCCCGCGTTCAGCGGGGCCCGCGCGAAGGACTGGGTCGCCGTGGACTACGGGCGCGTACGGGACTTCGACCGGGTCGAGGTGTCGTTCACCGTCGACGCCGGGCACAGCCTGCCGTCCGGCGTCGAGGTCGCCGTGTGGGACGGCCGGACGTACACCGCCGCGAACGGGGTGGCCGTCGAGTGGGCGGCCTCCTCGGACGCGCCGTCCGTGGTCACGTTCGGGGCACTGCGGGGGTCGCGGGTGCGGCTGACGTTCACGAGTGCGCATCCCGGTGAAGCCCAAGGAGCCGTGCGGGTCAGCAAGTTGGAAGCCTGA
- a CDS encoding glycoside hydrolase family 9 protein, which produces MKRRRRTSLLTLAALLGGTLAVLPAAPAGADEVEQVKNGGFDAGTAPWWTSNVTTVPADGRLCADVPGGTVNRWDSGIGQNDITLVKGETYRFSFKASGVPEGHVVRAIVGLSVAPYDTWQEASPVLTEADGSYSYTFTAPVDATQAQVAFQVGGSADPWRFCVDDVSLLGGVPPEVYEPDTGPRVRVNQVAYLPAGPKNATVVTDATARLPWQLKNAAGAVVAHGWTVPRGTDVSSAQNVHTVDFGGYRRPGTGYTLTADGETSRPFDIGTAAYERLSRDAVKYYYTQRSGVAIRDDLRPGYGRAAGHVGVAPNQGDTSVPCQPGVCDYALDVSGGWYDAGDHGKYVVNGGIATWEVLSTYERSLHARTGTPARLGDGQLALPESGNRVPDVLDEARWQLDFMLKMQVPDGKPLAGMAHHKIHDAEWTGLPMLPDDDPQKRELHPPSTAATLNLAATAAQAARLYKPYDKAYAAKALTAARKAWTAAQAHPAVYADPNDGVGGGAYSDDNVTDEFYWAAAELYLSTGEKQFADFVLASPHHTADIFGPVGFDWGRTAAAGRLDLALVPNKLPGRDKVRASVVKGADTYLATLAGQSYGMPYAPPGNVYDWGSAHQVANNAVVLASAYDITGAAKYRDGAVQSMDYLLGRNALNMSYITGYGEANAHRLHSRWYAKQLDPALPSPPDGTLAGGPNSSIQDPYAQSKLQGCVGQFCFIDDIQSWSTNETAVNWNAALTRLASFVADQG; this is translated from the coding sequence GTGAAACGACGACGCAGAACGAGCCTGCTGACCCTGGCCGCGCTGCTGGGCGGCACCTTAGCCGTGCTGCCCGCCGCGCCCGCCGGGGCCGACGAGGTCGAGCAGGTGAAGAACGGCGGCTTCGACGCCGGCACCGCCCCCTGGTGGACCAGCAACGTCACCACCGTCCCGGCGGACGGCCGGCTGTGCGCCGACGTCCCCGGCGGCACCGTCAACCGCTGGGACTCCGGCATCGGCCAGAACGACATCACCCTCGTCAAGGGCGAGACCTACCGCTTCTCCTTCAAGGCGTCCGGCGTGCCCGAGGGGCACGTGGTGCGCGCGATCGTCGGCCTGAGCGTCGCGCCGTACGACACCTGGCAGGAGGCGAGCCCCGTCCTCACCGAGGCCGACGGCTCCTACTCCTACACGTTCACCGCGCCCGTCGACGCCACGCAGGCACAGGTCGCCTTCCAGGTCGGCGGCAGCGCGGACCCGTGGCGGTTCTGCGTGGACGACGTCTCGCTGCTCGGCGGGGTGCCGCCCGAGGTGTACGAGCCGGACACCGGGCCCCGCGTGCGCGTCAACCAGGTCGCCTACCTGCCCGCCGGACCGAAGAACGCGACCGTGGTGACCGACGCGACGGCCCGGCTGCCCTGGCAGCTGAAGAACGCGGCCGGCGCGGTCGTCGCCCACGGCTGGACCGTCCCGCGCGGCACCGACGTGTCGTCCGCGCAGAACGTCCACACCGTCGACTTCGGCGGCTACCGCAGGCCCGGCACCGGCTACACGCTCACCGCCGACGGCGAGACCAGCCGCCCGTTCGACATCGGCACCGCCGCCTACGAGCGGCTGAGCCGCGACGCCGTGAAGTACTACTACACGCAGCGCAGCGGCGTCGCGATCCGCGACGACCTGCGCCCCGGCTACGGCAGGGCGGCCGGCCACGTCGGCGTCGCCCCCAACCAGGGCGACACGTCCGTGCCGTGCCAGCCCGGCGTCTGCGACTACGCGCTGGACGTCAGCGGCGGCTGGTACGACGCCGGGGACCACGGCAAGTACGTCGTCAACGGCGGCATCGCGACCTGGGAGGTGCTGAGCACCTACGAGCGCTCCCTGCACGCCCGCACCGGCACCCCGGCCCGCCTCGGCGACGGGCAGCTCGCCCTGCCCGAGAGCGGCAACCGGGTCCCGGACGTCCTCGACGAGGCCCGCTGGCAGCTCGACTTCATGCTGAAGATGCAGGTCCCGGACGGCAAGCCGCTGGCGGGCATGGCCCACCACAAGATCCACGACGCCGAGTGGACCGGCCTGCCGATGCTGCCGGACGACGACCCGCAGAAGCGTGAGCTGCACCCGCCGTCCACGGCCGCGACCCTCAACCTCGCCGCCACCGCCGCCCAGGCGGCCCGCCTCTACAAGCCCTACGACAAGGCGTACGCCGCGAAGGCGCTGACGGCCGCCCGCAAGGCGTGGACGGCGGCGCAGGCCCACCCGGCGGTCTACGCCGACCCCAACGACGGTGTCGGCGGCGGCGCGTACAGCGACGACAACGTCACCGACGAGTTCTACTGGGCGGCGGCCGAGCTGTACCTCAGCACCGGCGAGAAGCAGTTCGCCGACTTCGTCCTCGCCTCCCCGCACCACACGGCCGACATCTTCGGCCCCGTCGGCTTCGACTGGGGCCGCACGGCCGCCGCCGGGCGCCTCGACCTCGCCCTCGTCCCGAACAAGCTCCCCGGGCGCGACAAGGTCAGGGCCTCCGTCGTGAAGGGCGCCGACACCTACCTCGCGACGCTCGCGGGCCAGTCCTACGGCATGCCCTACGCGCCGCCCGGCAACGTCTACGACTGGGGCTCCGCGCACCAGGTGGCCAACAACGCGGTCGTCCTCGCGAGCGCGTACGACATCACCGGGGCGGCCAAGTACCGGGACGGGGCCGTGCAGAGCATGGACTACCTGCTCGGACGCAACGCCCTCAACATGTCGTACATCACCGGCTACGGCGAGGCCAACGCGCACCGGCTGCACAGCCGCTGGTACGCCAAGCAGCTCGACCCGGCGCTGCCCTCCCCGCCGGACGGGACGCTCGCGGGCGGACCCAACTCGTCGATCCAGGACCCGTACGCGCAGAGCAAACTCCAGGGCTGCGTGGGCCAGTTCTGCTTCATCGACGACATCCAGTCGTGGTCGACGAACGAGACGGCCGTCAACTGGAACGCGGCGCTGACCAGGCTCGCGTCCTTCGTGGCCGACCAGGGCTGA
- a CDS encoding toxin Doc, with protein MTSVIHIDVPWLLQRHEEVLPDQPTVNDFSALVAAVARHRVDPPRLGVDSDPAWRAAALLHTLALLKPLPSANARFACATAVSYMYVSGAGIDPPYGALVDLARDLISGKADVYGAADRLRSWQI; from the coding sequence ATGACGTCCGTCATCCACATCGACGTACCGTGGCTGCTCCAGCGCCACGAAGAGGTCCTGCCGGACCAGCCCACCGTCAACGACTTCTCCGCGCTCGTCGCCGCCGTCGCCCGCCACCGCGTCGACCCGCCCCGGCTCGGCGTCGACTCCGACCCCGCCTGGCGCGCGGCGGCCCTGCTGCACACGCTCGCGCTCCTCAAACCGCTGCCCTCGGCCAACGCGCGCTTCGCGTGCGCGACGGCCGTCTCGTACATGTACGTCAGCGGGGCGGGGATCGATCCGCCCTACGGGGCGCTGGTGGATCTCGCCCGGGATCTGATCTCCGGGAAGGCGGACGTGTACGGGGCGGCGGACCGGCTGCGGTCGTGGCAGATATGA
- a CDS encoding RICIN domain-containing protein — protein sequence MPTPYPPRPPYPPPGGDPGESDDALAAGVRGGTDGEVAEATALLIARHWRPVHDYAVICLAGSGQVASMATGTAFHQVFDRLGLGESGTDLRPRLLLAVRETVRVWASAERVAAVLPELRKPAGARGLRTAKAMTADNRVLAEHAYHALPATERCLLWHVEVEGEPVSVPAALLGIDTSTAAAALEGARDKLREGVVRAHRELAPGKECRFYNRLLDVPLRRGRDLLPDVRRHLDACRYCHAAAQQLALFDGQLGLMLAEAVLGWGARRYVVSRPDRARQEPVRLRGAGRRGLLDRIPTPARRADSEERAFGKVKGKGRGRFGAGGRRGAGEAPAEEVLFGAGAPGEGVFGGREGDSGALGVPGAFAGSHAGDGAEVFADSDGGVSRRTAGGAGAVPGAGAGVGVGVAGGAFPAGGAFAPGVPGAPGELPDPDGGLSLGRTGDTQAGAAPAEGDRPRSRRAAGRAKVRGVRGTRGARRAVRRVRKGSPRALIAGVGVASAGVLTTFLAAGMWSDGGSDPAASTSASGGGTVPGADSVSPAPSPSAQGSVGVPGGPGQTRLRNADADLCVELPVGARAGTALELEVCSSDWSQQWSYEDDGLLRSVVEPNLCVDSHADAGVVIANTCADADSPRADDVRYDLTVQGELLPRWDERLPLAAAGDEAGANVVVKVRDGSASQRWLTDARRATPSSLSVSGSDDPTTRSA from the coding sequence GTGCCCACCCCCTACCCTCCGCGTCCCCCTTACCCGCCGCCCGGCGGGGATCCGGGAGAGTCCGACGACGCGCTCGCGGCAGGGGTGCGCGGCGGCACGGACGGCGAGGTCGCCGAGGCCACCGCGCTGCTGATCGCCCGGCACTGGAGACCCGTCCACGACTACGCCGTGATCTGCCTCGCCGGGTCCGGGCAGGTCGCCTCGATGGCCACGGGGACCGCCTTCCACCAGGTCTTCGACCGGCTCGGGCTCGGCGAGTCCGGGACCGACCTGCGGCCCCGGCTGCTGCTCGCCGTCCGCGAGACCGTCCGCGTCTGGGCGTCCGCCGAACGCGTCGCCGCCGTCCTGCCCGAGCTGCGCAAGCCCGCAGGCGCGCGCGGGCTACGGACCGCCAAGGCGATGACGGCGGACAACCGGGTCCTCGCCGAGCACGCGTACCACGCGCTGCCCGCGACCGAGCGGTGCCTCCTGTGGCACGTCGAGGTCGAGGGTGAGCCCGTCAGCGTCCCGGCCGCGCTGCTCGGCATCGACACCTCCACCGCCGCCGCGGCCCTGGAGGGCGCCCGCGACAAGCTCCGCGAGGGCGTCGTCCGCGCGCACCGCGAACTCGCGCCCGGCAAGGAGTGCCGGTTCTACAACCGGCTCCTCGACGTCCCGCTCCGGCGCGGCCGCGACCTCCTCCCCGACGTCCGCCGCCACCTCGACGCCTGCCGCTACTGCCACGCCGCCGCCCAGCAACTCGCCCTCTTCGACGGCCAGTTGGGCCTGATGCTGGCCGAGGCCGTCCTCGGGTGGGGCGCCCGGCGGTACGTCGTCTCCCGGCCCGACCGGGCGCGCCAGGAACCGGTGCGGCTGCGCGGTGCGGGGCGCCGCGGACTCCTCGACCGGATACCGACGCCCGCGCGGCGGGCGGACAGCGAGGAGCGGGCGTTCGGGAAGGTGAAGGGGAAGGGCCGGGGGCGGTTCGGGGCGGGAGGCAGGCGGGGTGCCGGGGAGGCACCGGCGGAGGAGGTTCTGTTCGGCGCGGGGGCGCCGGGCGAGGGCGTGTTCGGCGGGCGCGAGGGGGACTCGGGGGCGCTCGGCGTGCCCGGGGCGTTCGCCGGTTCCCATGCGGGCGACGGGGCCGAGGTGTTCGCCGACTCCGACGGCGGGGTGTCGCGGCGGACGGCCGGGGGTGCGGGTGCGGTTCCTGGTGCCGGGGCTGGTGTCGGCGTTGGTGTCGCAGGGGGTGCGTTCCCCGCAGGCGGGGCCTTCGCGCCGGGAGTGCCGGGGGCGCCGGGGGAGTTGCCCGACCCCGACGGTGGGCTCTCGCTCGGGCGGACCGGTGACACACAGGCCGGCGCCGCCCCGGCCGAGGGGGACAGGCCCCGGTCCCGGCGGGCCGCCGGGCGGGCCAAGGTGCGGGGCGTGCGCGGAACGCGGGGTGCTCGGCGGGCTGTGCGGCGGGTCAGGAAGGGGTCGCCCCGGGCGCTCATCGCCGGCGTGGGGGTCGCCTCCGCCGGGGTGCTGACGACGTTCCTCGCCGCCGGGATGTGGTCGGACGGCGGGTCCGACCCGGCCGCGTCCACCAGCGCGAGCGGCGGGGGGACCGTCCCCGGCGCCGACTCCGTCTCGCCCGCCCCCTCGCCCAGCGCGCAGGGCAGCGTCGGCGTCCCGGGCGGGCCGGGGCAGACACGGCTGCGGAACGCGGACGCCGACCTGTGCGTCGAACTGCCCGTCGGCGCCCGCGCCGGCACGGCCCTCGAACTGGAGGTGTGCTCCTCGGACTGGAGCCAGCAGTGGTCCTACGAGGACGACGGCCTCCTGCGCAGCGTCGTCGAGCCGAACCTGTGCGTGGACTCGCACGCGGACGCGGGCGTCGTCATCGCCAACACCTGCGCGGACGCGGACAGCCCGCGCGCCGACGACGTCCGCTACGACCTCACCGTGCAGGGCGAGCTGCTGCCCCGCTGGGACGAGCGCCTGCCGCTGGCCGCCGCCGGCGACGAGGCGGGCGCGAACGTCGTCGTGAAGGTCCGCGACGGCTCGGCGTCCCAGCGCTGGCTGACGGACGCGCGCCGGGCGACGCCGAGCTCGCTGTCCGTCAGCGGCTCGGACGACCCCACGACGCGCTCCGCCTGA
- a CDS encoding lactate 2-monooxygenase — translation MTQHRADFQYEIYLDGMTGAVPRLPTDLTALEEMAERRLGPGPFGYVAGSAGDGSTARANRAALERRRIVPRMLRDVAERDLSVEVLGRTLSAPLALAPVGVLSIMHPGAEPAAARAAAAQGVPFVLSSASSTPMEQVAEAMGDAERWFQLYWSKDREVTLSFLKRARAAGCSILVVTLDTPLLAWRPRDLDQAYLPFLRGVGTANHFTDPAFLAGLEKSPQDDPNAAVLRFVSLFSDPGKTWPDLAFLRENWAGPIVLKGVLHPDDARLAADAGMDGVVVSNHGGRQVAGAVAAADALPRVAAAAGDRLTVLFDSGVRTGADVFKALALGARAVLVGRPYAYGLGLDGQPGVEHVIRCLLAEFDLTLALSGHARPGTVGAGDLVEDPV, via the coding sequence ATGACCCAGCACCGGGCGGACTTCCAGTACGAGATCTACCTCGACGGCATGACGGGCGCGGTCCCCCGCCTGCCCACGGATCTCACCGCGCTGGAGGAGATGGCCGAACGCCGCCTGGGCCCCGGCCCGTTCGGGTACGTCGCGGGCAGCGCCGGGGACGGCAGCACCGCACGGGCGAACCGGGCGGCGCTGGAGCGGCGCCGGATCGTGCCGCGCATGCTGCGGGACGTCGCCGAGCGGGACCTGTCCGTCGAGGTGCTGGGGCGCACGCTGTCCGCCCCGCTGGCGCTGGCGCCGGTCGGGGTGCTGTCGATCATGCACCCCGGCGCGGAGCCGGCGGCGGCGCGGGCAGCCGCCGCGCAGGGCGTGCCGTTCGTGCTGTCGTCGGCGTCCAGCACGCCGATGGAGCAGGTCGCGGAGGCGATGGGGGACGCCGAGCGGTGGTTCCAGCTGTACTGGTCCAAGGACCGCGAGGTGACCCTGAGTTTCCTCAAGCGGGCGCGGGCGGCGGGGTGCTCGATCCTGGTCGTCACGCTGGACACGCCGCTGCTCGCGTGGCGCCCGCGCGACCTGGACCAGGCGTACCTGCCGTTCCTGCGCGGCGTGGGCACCGCCAACCACTTCACCGACCCGGCGTTCCTCGCGGGCCTGGAGAAGTCGCCGCAGGACGACCCGAACGCGGCGGTGCTGCGGTTCGTGAGCCTCTTCTCGGACCCCGGCAAGACCTGGCCCGACCTCGCGTTCCTGCGGGAGAACTGGGCGGGCCCGATCGTCCTGAAGGGCGTCCTGCACCCGGACGACGCGCGCCTGGCCGCCGATGCCGGGATGGACGGCGTGGTGGTCTCCAACCACGGCGGACGCCAGGTCGCCGGCGCGGTCGCGGCGGCCGACGCGCTGCCCCGGGTCGCGGCGGCGGCCGGCGACCGGCTGACGGTCCTGTTCGACAGCGGCGTCCGCACGGGCGCCGACGTCTTCAAGGCCCTCGCCCTCGGCGCGCGTGCCGTCCTGGTGGGCCGCCCGTACGCCTACGGCCTGGGGCTCGACGGGCAGCCCGGCGTCGAGCACGTGATCCGCTGTCTGCTCGCCGAGTTCGACCTCACCCTCGCCCTGTCCGGCCACGCCCGCCCGGGGACCGTCGGCGCGGGCGACCTCGTGGAGGACCCGGTGTGA